The sequence TGTTGGTAAAGTCCTGCGCACCCGGAGCCTGCTCGTGGATGACATCGGCTTGCCCGGTATAGGTCGAATCGCCCCGCGCCCGGGTTTCATCACCATGCAACAGTTGATGCAGCAGCTGACTGTCATGCGCGTTGGCCGCTGTGGAGGCGACCGGGTGGATCGACCTGGTGCGGCTGTCGACCCCGATATGGGCCTTTATGCTGAAGCACCATTGATTGCCCTTCTTCGTCTGATGCATTTCCGGATCTCGTTTCCCCGCCCGATTCCAGGTCGAACTCGGTGCGTTGATGATCATGGTATCGACGATCGTTCCGGTGCAGACCTTCAATCCATTTCCTTGAAGCTACTGCGAAACCAACGTAAACAGCCGGTCACCCAGGTGATGCACCTCCAGAAGATGACGGAGCTTGAAAATCGTTGTCTCGTCCGGCGCCGGCTCCCGGCCCAGGTCGATGCCAACAAATCGGCGTGTCGCGCGCGAGTCGTACAAGTGCTCTTTCACCGCCGGGTCGGACAGGTTGAACCAGTGCTGCAGAAGATGAATGCGCAGCATGCGCTCGATACCGATCGGTGGACGGTCCGCACCTTGGCCTTTGGGATAAATCGTTTTGATAACCTCGTACAGACCGTCGAGCTCGTGTTGGACAGACTTCGGCAATGCCGCGCTGCGGGTCAGGCCGCGCCGTCCGGTCCGCCGCCGTGCAGCGGTGCATAGTGGCTGAAGCCCATTTCGAGTCGCGCGTGGCCGTCGACCAGGAAGTCGAGTTCTGTTTCATAGCCAAGCAGCTCCGACAGCGGAGCCAGCGCGCACAGCCGGGTATGTTCGGGCGAGCCAGTCGCGGAGGAGGTCTCGCAATCGCGCAGTACCGCCCGGCGCCCGAGCAGATTGGTGCGCAGCAACGGCAGGTGGACAGACGGGATGTCGATGACGATCCACATCACGGGCTCGGCCGGTTCCGGCTCGGACTGGTAACGGACCCTGGGCTCGCCGATCTCGAGGACCTCCGGGTAGTGATTACGCAGCGCGGCTGTAGCCTCCGCCAGTCCTCGCTCGTTTTCGGCCAGCAAGCGCAAGCCCCTCGGTGTGGCTTCCGTCATCGCAATCGGTTGCGGACCAAGCCGTTTCGCCGCCTCAGCGGCAAATCCGGTCTGTATATCGAGTCCGCGCTTACGGACCAGCTGTTCGAGCAGATGAATAGACATGTGCGAGGCTCCCCAACAAGACGAATAGAACGGAAACTTTCGAGACTTTTTCAACGATGCGCTAGAGATCGAAATCCCCGGCTGCTTCCGGTTGATACAGCAGACATTCCACCCGCCAGCGACGCAAGACGGCTGGCAGCGCCACCTCAATGATCTCCCCGACACGTGCCCCGAACAGGGCCGCGCCTAACGGCGCAAGGACCGAGATACGCCCGCGAGTGACGTCAGCACTGTGCGGAAAGACCAGCGTGCATTCCATGGGGTTGTAGTGGTCCAGGTCCTGCAGCACCACCACACTGTGCATGGTGACCACATCCCGGGGGATCTCCGGTGGCGGCAGTTGGTCGCCGCCCTGGAGTTTGTCGATCAGCCGCTCCAGGGATTCGGTATCGTAACTGCTCGGGTTTATATCCTGGATCAAGCGAGTCAGACGCTGGACGTCGTGAAGGGAAAGATTGTCGGTATGCGGATTCATCGCTACTGCTCCTGTAAACAAATAGGAATCCCCGCACTCCGCACAGCGAATTTATCGCGCTCGTATGAGCGGCCCGCCTGCACGGAAGAGTGGAATAATCGGGATCGAGTGGAACAAACCCGGGGCGCGGGAAAAACGCGCCCCGGTCTAGCGCGGCGTTTTGGTGCGCGCTCCCATAGTGACCGGGGTGGGGATCATCAGGGCCGGGACGCAGCAGACATGCAGAGGACAAAACGACATGGCGAACTCCTGCGGTGGAAGGGCCGGAACGGACAGCCGGCCAAATAATCACGCGAGAGCATAGCAGTTCTCCGAATAAAGGCCAACGGTTGCGCTTGAACACGTATGTTACGTGTTTTGCCTCTGCTCGCCCGTGATGTCGTTGAAGGAAACCCGTTACCCAGGGTGATTATTTTCGTTTCGATGTGGCCTTTTCCCGCCAGGCATTCAAAACAGACTTTCGGCTTGATAATGATGGCTCTTGAGAATGCTCACATAAACACGTGAACCGGATGTCGCGCGGCGGTATCAGTTCGTTAACTGTTTCGCGTTTTACCGGAGACGGTTGACAAGTCTGGTGGCCTGTCCTCTAATCAGATGTCCTTCCTCTCAATCCATTAACAGGGTGGGCAGACAATTGGACCATTTAACGTTTGTCTGATTTCAGCATTAGGTGATCGCTGGATCAGAGTCGGTTTTGTCACGTGTAAAGTGTGATTCGCTGATTAGAACTGCGGATAAATGTATTCGATCGCTGCCGGTACACAGTTTTTGGAAATTCTCCGGATAAACGTCGGTAAGCGCCTGGACCCGATTTGAGTCATCTCAAACCTGTTTCAGGACTTGCCACATGCGTGGATTTTCCTCGTACGTTCGAGCCTTAATCGTCGCTCTGCGACGCCGAAAATGTGCCAGGGGCTTTTTAAGGCACGCTGGGTTCCTTGCGATCAATGGCCTTTACATGTGGCATTGCGTAAATTTTTGAATCAATGATCATGATTGAAGAATTGAGGATTTGCCATGTCGAACAAATTGAAAGGTCGAGAGAAACGTCAACCGGTCAAAAGCCCGAAAGAGAAACGCGCTGAAAAGAAAGAGAAGGCCATGACCGGTACCGTTAAGAGCAGAAAACCCAGGAAAACCGGCTCCTAATAAAAAACCGGCGTTCTGCAACGCATCTGGGCTGGCTCTGCCAGCCCATTTCTAAAGGGATTCACCCCTTGTTTTTTGTCCCCGAGAACGGGCTGGAATCACATGGCAAGGCACCCGGACTTTTAGTGTGCGAATCTTGAACACAAAGCATGGTGTCGACTTCATCGTGAGAATGGCCGCCCTGGTGCCGACGCCGCGCGTGAATCTGACGAGATTTCACGGTGTGTTCGCGCCGAACAGTAAGCACCGTGCGCGGGTGACCCCGGGCAAGCGGGGTAGAGGCAGCAAGGGTACAACGTCAAACGGGTCCGAAGATGGAACCCCGGCCGGACGCTGCGCACCCATGACCTGGGTGCAACGGCTCAAGCGGGTGTTCAACATCGACATCGAAGTCTCTACCCAATGCGGCGGTCCGGTGTGAGTGATTGCCTGCATCGCAGGCCCGGCACCGCCTGGCGTGCTCTTTGGCTGACGCCTTTGCTCCCGTTCAACACCGGATGCCGTTACCCGCGGGGCACGGCAGGGGATCGGTTGGTCTGCCGGCCGGGATGGGTTGGAAAATGGCGTTTGTGCTTCCTATACCCTGTTCACAAGATCGTGCCCAAAAGCAAAAAGAAAGCCGACGTAAAGAAAATCAACTACAGCCTGTTGTCGGAGTGGGGGGATACCATATGCGCCTGACACAACGCGCCGTATTCAGAGATTTTAAGATAGGTTCCAAGCGAACTGACGCCGCTGATGGAAGCACATGAGGCGCTGCCTGACCGGCAATCTCCCGGAGCGGGAGCATGCCACCCCGATCTAGCGGCTGGGCAGAGTGTTGTCTGAAAGTCGCTGACATTAACAGCTATCAGGCCACACAGCGATACACGGCAGCCGCGCGGTAGGGTAGCCCGTAGGTTTGGCTGATCCTGAAAACCTCAACGGTGTTTCATGCGTGCGCGCCATGATCGCGGGGTTCGTTCCTCACCCCGCCCTGCGGGCACCAGATCACCAACCCACTCATTTCATATGTACATATTCACCGGGTGCATCGTATAGGGCGGGATACTGTTTGTTTCCCATGGTGGGAGGAGTCGTCTTGTCAGATGAGTACCGGGCCAGCCAACTTTGCCAGGCGGGCCACCAGGAACCTTGCGTGACCGGTGTGGTTTGCTGCCAGATGTCGGGGTCGATATAGCACTCACCCTCCCGGCGGGTGCGTATTTGAAAACGTCGGCGAGGATGGCCGGGTTCGCTGACGATGCCCGCGTTGTGCCCACCGCTGGTGAGCAGAAAGGTTACCTCATCGGTGTCCGCCAGCAGGTGAATCTTGTACACGGATCTCCAGGGGGCCACGTGATCCTTGAGCGTACTGACAGCAAAAATCGGCACACGGATGTCATTGATGGTGACCGGACGATCATCCACTTGGTAGCGGCTGCTGGCCAGGTCGTTGTTCAGGAACAGCTGACGCAGGTATTCGGAGTGCATGCGATAGGGCATGCGGGTCAGATCGGCATTCCAGGCCATCAGGCTGTTCATCGGGCGGCGTTCGCCCAGCAGGTAGGCGTGAATCATGTGTGACCAGATCAGGTCGTTGGAGCGCAGGATCTGGAAAGCGCCCGCCATCTGGTAGCCATCCAGGTATCCTTGCTTCCACATCATGCTTTCGAGATAGTCCACTGCGCTCTCGCCAATGAACAGCATCAGTTCACCGGCCTCGGAGAAGTCGACCTGGGTGGCGAGGGTGGTCAGGGAGGCGAGACGCTGATCGCCATCCCGGGACATGGCTGCGGCGGCAATCGACATCAGGGTGCCGCCGAGACAGTAGCCGACGGCATGGATTTTTTGCTCCGGAATGATGGTTGCGATGGCGTCAAGCGCCGCCATCGGTCCCAGTTTGCGGTAATCCTCCATGCCAAGGTCGCGATCTTCAGAGTCCGGGTTGCGCCAGGAGATCATAAACACCGTATGTCCCTGGTCGACCAGGTACTTGACCAGCGAATTCTCCGGGGCCAGATCCAGAATGTAGTACTTCATGATCCAGGCCGGCATGATCAATACCGGCTCAGCATAGGTCTGATCGGTTGTCGGGCTGTATTGAATCAGCTCGATCAGATGATTTCGGTAGACCACTTTGCCGGGCGTAAGGGCAAGATTTTTTCCCGGCTGATAGGCCTCGGCACCCACCGGTGGCTTGCCGGTGGCGATCCGCTCCATATCTTCAACCAGGTTTTGCCAGCCTTTGGCCAGATTCATGCCGCCACTGGTCAATGTCGCCTGGCTGATCTCCGGATTCAGCCAGAGAGTATTGGATGGGGAGTAGCGATCCAGCAGTTGGCGTGCGACGAAGGAGATAGCCCGTTCGCTTTCGGGTGACAGGCCGTCGATCCCGGTGGTGGCGTTGTGCCACCACTGCTGATTGAGCAGGAAATACTGGTAGTAGAGATTGTAGGGCCAGGTCTGCCAGGCGCTGTCCCTAAATCGGCGATCCTGCGGCAGCGGCTCGATGGTGGGTGGTGTCTTAGGATCGACAGCCGACTGGCCCGCGTAACGGGCAAACTGTGTCAGCTTACGCAGGCTCTTGTCGGCAAGCTCCAGCTGTTTCCCGGGCGAAAGCGCGAGGTGCGACAGCCAGTCGAAATAGACCTTGGCCAGCCCCGCCGGGCTGATGCCCGCGGTCATCCGGGCCAGGTTGGCCTTGAATGCCTTGTTCAGGGTTTCCGCGAGGTCATGAATGGTTGATGGGTCCGATGCGGGTGGATCAATATCAGCGGTTGCAGATTGCTCCTGCCGGGCCGGCTTTGCGTCGTCAGTGGCGAAAGGTCTGGAAGCGTCGGTCTGTTTTGTCATGGCTGAATCCTTATCGGTCCGTGGGCAATCACAGGTAACCCTAACTGACCCGATTCCGGCAGAAGGTTTAATCGGAAAATTCAGGTATCAATCCACGGCTGGGTGGCGAGCCGGGGTGATGGCGGATGTCCTCCCCGGCGGGATAGGTGTACGGCCGATTATATCGGGGGGAAAAGCTTATAGATAGGCACGGCACCCCTGAATGGGGCTGCCATGACCTGCCGCAACTTGGACCGCCCCGGGTATCGTGGAGGCTGTTTGGTTTAATCCAAGCCGCAAATGCTGCGTTTTCTCACAAGTCATGCGGCGGTATCGAACCTGTTTGGCTTGGGTCGACACTTGGGCGGTGCCAACCATTCTCGAATCAGCAGGAAAGCTGGGTTCGCAGAATGTAACGCAGCAGTTGCTTGAGCGGATTCGCTTCGATTGACGTGGCGTTGAGGGTTGGCTGGTCAGTACCCCCGGCGGTGATCAAGAAGATTCCACCCTTGGGTTCGTGGACGGTGCATCCCTGCACCATCACTCTCGATCACCCGAAGGAGAAAGCCGAAAGTGATGCGACCTTCCCGTTATCCGAGAGCCACCCGTTGGCCTGTTTGGCTGATCGCCAAAGTTGACCACTTGACTCAAGAATCTGTGCAGTGATGCCGCAGCGGGGACACGGCTTGCCGGATGTCAGACTGGGGATCGCAGGTGGAGAGAAAACAGGTCGAATTCAAGCGGGGCAGGGGGTATTCAGGGTGAAGTCAGGGTGCTCGGGCGGCAAAGTGGCGGGCAGTGGACGGCAATCTGCCACTGGATTTGAACAAAAGGGGCCTTTATTCTTACGTTGTACTCAAAGCATAACTTTTTTTCTCACGGCAGTTCCCGTGCTGTTAGAATGACTGCAGCACAAAAAGGGGGATCTGATGTTCACAAGCAATCCGTTTGCCGGAATTTCGGCGTCCGTAGCGCCCGCAGTCATGCAGACTTTTATCGTTGCCATGATCCTGCTGGTTGTGGCCGGCACGCTGTTCGACATTATTCACAAGGGCAGCGCAAAATATTTTTTCGAGAACTGGCGCAAGTCCAGAGGCGCAGTCGCGAGAGAGGTTGGTGGCGGCGAAATGGTGTCGATTGCCGTCAGGACCGGACTGGTTGATGTGCTGCTGTCCGGAGAGTTCTGCAACGTGCGCCGCCGGATTGCCCATCTACTGACCATGTACGGTTTCGTGCTGTACGTGATCACGACCGCCATCATGATCTTCGGTTACCCAACGCCGGTGACGGCAACACCCGCGATCCTGCCGCAACTGTGGTGGCTCGGCGGCCTGATGGTCTGCGCCGGCGGATACTGGTTCTGGTTTTTCATCCGGGTAGATGTTGCCGCAGAGGGCGGTACGCCGTTCCGGATCATGCGCGCAGATCTTTTTATACTTTCGCTGCTGGCCAGCGTTACGCTGGGTTTGATCTGGGCCTTCCTGCAAACGAACGGCAGTTCCGGCGCCGGCGTGTTCTTCGGTCTGTACATCATCGCTACCACGGTGTTGTTCGGTTCGGTGCCCTGGTCCAAGTTTGCTCATATGTTCTTCAAGCCCGCCGCGGCCTTCGAGAAAAGAGTGTCGAAGGCCAATGGTACAGCCGAGAATTTGCCGACGCTGACCCGTGACGATCCCGAACAACAGAAAAGACACTCTATGGAACTGTTGCGGGACGCTCCGATGAACATGGGACTCGGCATCAAGCGCGAAGCGCCCCGCCACTATTAAAAAACAGCCCACAAATTCTATAACAGCAGATTAAGGAATCGACTTATGCCTACCTTCGTCTATATGACAAGGTGCGACGGATGCGGACATTGCGTCGACATCTGTCCCTCGGACATCATGCACATCGATAAGACCTATCGTCGTGCCTACAACATCGAGCCTAACATGTGCTGGGAGTGCTACTCCTGCGTCAAAGCTTGTCCGCAGAATGCGATCGATGTGCGCGGATATGCCGACTTTGCCCCACTCGGTCACAGCGTTCGTGTCCAGCGAGACGAAGAGAAAGGCACGATCGCCTGGAAGATCAAATTCCGGAATGGTGCGGAAAAGAACTTCCTGTCGCCCATCACCACCAAGCCCTGGGGGACTGCGGACCCCAAGCTCGCGGATGTTCCCGGGCCCAGCCAAGAAATGCGCGACAGCCAGCTGTTGTACAGCGAGCCGAAATATATCCGCTTGGATGACGGCGGTTTGCATACCCTTAAGTCCAATGGTCTCACGATGAAGAAAGGCGTGTATTACTGATGGCTTACGAAACGATCGTCGAAGAAGGCATCGATATTCTGGTCGTCGGTGCGGGTCTTGGCGGCACTGGTGCCGCTTGGGAGGCCAGATTCTGGGGTCAGAACAAAAAGATTGTCATTGCCGAGAAGGCCAATATCGATCGCTCCGGTGCGGTCGCCCAGGGTCTGTACGCTATCAACTGCTATATGGGCACCCGCTGGGGCGAAAACAAGCCGGAGGACCATGTCCGCTACGCTCGTATCGATCTGATGGGGATGGTGCGGGAAGACCTGTTGTTCGATATGGCCCGTCACGTTGACTCTGCGGTACATCAGTTCGAAGAGTGGGGCCTGCCCATCATGAAGGACCCGAAAACCGGGCGCTATCTGCGTGAAGGGCGATGGCAGATCATGATTCACGGCGAGTCCTACAAGCCGATCGTGGCCGAGGCCGCCAAAAAATCGGCCGACAAGATCTTCAACCGTATCTGCGTCACCCACCTGCTGATGGATGAAAGCAAGGAGAACCGGGTTGCCGGTGCCGTTGGTTTCAACGTCCGCACAGGCAACTACCACGTCTTCAAGTCCAAGACTGTGATCTGCGGCGCGGGCGGCGCCTCCAACATCTTCAAACCGCGTTCAGTGGGCGAAGGTTCCGGCCGCACCTGGTATGCACCCTGGTCGTCCGCGTCTGCCTATGGGCTCATGATCAACGCCGGCGCCAAAATGACGCAGATGGAAAATCGTATCGTACTGGCGCGTTTCAAGGACGGTTATGGCCCGGTCGGCGCCTACTTCCTGCACCTTAAGACCTATACGCAAAACGGTCTGGGCGAAGAGTACGAATCCAAATGGTTCCCCGAATTGCAGAAACTGGTCGGCAAGGAATATCTCGATCCGGAAGCCTCACACCTGACCCATCGGCCGATCCCGACCTGTTTGCGTAACCATGCATTGATCAGCGAAGTTAATGCCGGCCGCGGCCCCATTCACATGGTGACCATGCAGGCCTTCCAGGATCCCCATCTGGAAGAGGTCGGTTGGGAGAACTTCCTCGGCATG is a genomic window of Pseudomonadota bacterium containing:
- a CDS encoding IS4/IS5 family transposase, with the protein product MKVCTGTIVDTMIINAPSSTWNRAGKRDPEMHQTKKGNQWCFSIKAHIGVDSRTRSIHPVASTAANAHDSQLLHQLLHGDETRARGDSTYTGQADVIHEQAPGAQDFTNKKGHRSRPLTVEDSAKSIVLQST
- the aprB gene encoding adenylyl-sulfate reductase subunit beta — translated: MPTFVYMTRCDGCGHCVDICPSDIMHIDKTYRRAYNIEPNMCWECYSCVKACPQNAIDVRGYADFAPLGHSVRVQRDEEKGTIAWKIKFRNGAEKNFLSPITTKPWGTADPKLADVPGPSQEMRDSQLLYSEPKYIRLDDGGLHTLKSNGLTMKKGVYY
- a CDS encoding adenylyl-sulfate reductase, whose amino-acid sequence is MFTSNPFAGISASVAPAVMQTFIVAMILLVVAGTLFDIIHKGSAKYFFENWRKSRGAVAREVGGGEMVSIAVRTGLVDVLLSGEFCNVRRRIAHLLTMYGFVLYVITTAIMIFGYPTPVTATPAILPQLWWLGGLMVCAGGYWFWFFIRVDVAAEGGTPFRIMRADLFILSLLASVTLGLIWAFLQTNGSSGAGVFFGLYIIATTVLFGSVPWSKFAHMFFKPAAAFEKRVSKANGTAENLPTLTRDDPEQQKRHSMELLRDAPMNMGLGIKREAPRHY
- a CDS encoding alpha/beta fold hydrolase; its protein translation is MTKQTDASRPFATDDAKPARQEQSATADIDPPASDPSTIHDLAETLNKAFKANLARMTAGISPAGLAKVYFDWLSHLALSPGKQLELADKSLRKLTQFARYAGQSAVDPKTPPTIEPLPQDRRFRDSAWQTWPYNLYYQYFLLNQQWWHNATTGIDGLSPESERAISFVARQLLDRYSPSNTLWLNPEISQATLTSGGMNLAKGWQNLVEDMERIATGKPPVGAEAYQPGKNLALTPGKVVYRNHLIELIQYSPTTDQTYAEPVLIMPAWIMKYYILDLAPENSLVKYLVDQGHTVFMISWRNPDSEDRDLGMEDYRKLGPMAALDAIATIIPEQKIHAVGYCLGGTLMSIAAAAMSRDGDQRLASLTTLATQVDFSEAGELMLFIGESAVDYLESMMWKQGYLDGYQMAGAFQILRSNDLIWSHMIHAYLLGERRPMNSLMAWNADLTRMPYRMHSEYLRQLFLNNDLASSRYQVDDRPVTINDIRVPIFAVSTLKDHVAPWRSVYKIHLLADTDEVTFLLTSGGHNAGIVSEPGHPRRRFQIRTRREGECYIDPDIWQQTTPVTQGSWWPAWQSWLARYSSDKTTPPTMGNKQYPALYDAPGEYVHMK
- a CDS encoding adenylyl-sulfate reductase subunit alpha — protein: MAYETIVEEGIDILVVGAGLGGTGAAWEARFWGQNKKIVIAEKANIDRSGAVAQGLYAINCYMGTRWGENKPEDHVRYARIDLMGMVREDLLFDMARHVDSAVHQFEEWGLPIMKDPKTGRYLREGRWQIMIHGESYKPIVAEAAKKSADKIFNRICVTHLLMDESKENRVAGAVGFNVRTGNYHVFKSKTVICGAGGASNIFKPRSVGEGSGRTWYAPWSSASAYGLMINAGAKMTQMENRIVLARFKDGYGPVGAYFLHLKTYTQNGLGEEYESKWFPELQKLVGKEYLDPEASHLTHRPIPTCLRNHALISEVNAGRGPIHMVTMQAFQDPHLEEVGWENFLGMTIGQAVLWASTDVDPKNENPELTTSEPYVMGSHATGSGAWCSGPEDVSPPEYFWGYNRMTTIEGLFGAGDAVGGTPHAFSSGSFTEGRLAAKAACKYIDDGKAEGIVVSNEQINRRKQEIYKPLEHYKIYRNAIVAGDVNPHYINPKQGLDRLQKLMDEYCGGVTVNYMTNEKLLNIGLKKLEIMEEDLEKLAAEDIHELLRAWELKHRHRAAECVTQHTLFRKETRWPGYYYRGDAMKVDDENWHVLTVSRRDPETGEYTMEKAPCYHLVADDE
- a CDS encoding transcription elongation factor GreAB, whose translation is MNPHTDNLSLHDVQRLTRLIQDINPSSYDTESLERLIDKLQGGDQLPPPEIPRDVVTMHSVVVLQDLDHYNPMECTLVFPHSADVTRGRISVLAPLGAALFGARVGEIIEVALPAVLRRWRVECLLYQPEAAGDFDL
- a CDS encoding transposase, which translates into the protein MPKSVQHELDGLYEVIKTIYPKGQGADRPPIGIERMLRIHLLQHWFNLSDPAVKEHLYDSRATRRFVGIDLGREPAPDETTIFKLRHLLEVHHLGDRLFTLVSQ